A stretch of DNA from Cololabis saira isolate AMF1-May2022 chromosome 17, fColSai1.1, whole genome shotgun sequence:
ccctcccttcctcactccctccctcatccctccatcctacCGTTCCTCCATCTCTCCGTTCTCCCAGCAGGTTTGGTTCCAGCAGAACGTCACAGTCCTGGTTCTTCTCTGAGGGATGGGGGTTCTCCTCGGTGCTGAAGGACACACAACACCATCACCATCAGCATCTGCAGACGCCGCcccctcaattcaattcaattcaatttacttTATTTGTTGAACAGGGACTGTACATATTAATAGACACAAGTGTAAATATGCATGGTTGTAGCAGaggctaatttccaccattcgtcCCCGCGGCAAATTAATGCCAGACACAGAATCGGACAGCAGCAGACAAAGGAGACAAGATATGACATCCataccaacaaaaacacaacattgtaTCAATATATTTCAAAAATGCCTTCAAAAACCTTTAGCCCTAGATGCAATATGGAGAAGGGATATACCTGACTGGGACCCACATTTTAACTGGAATGAAGTATGGACCAATATAATATCGTCTTCCAGAAACCCAGATAATCAGTTTATTAATTTTCAATTTTTACATAGAACTTATTTAACACCTCGCAAGCTTTACCATCTGAAGATCCTGGCTAGCTCTTTATGTACACTAtgctttcagaataaaccaggaaccttcatgcACATGGTCTGGGAATCCTAACCTGTTGCAAATTTCTGGCAACAGGTTGCAACTGCATTATCCTCGATAACAGGACAGAATATTCCAAtaaaccctcaaacacttattttaaataatttatcaacAATCATAGTTCACTATGTCAAAAACaaattttgcttgctggcctaacagcagcaaaaaagataattgcagtaagatggaaaccaccacacgcttaacatctcccattggtatcTGACCTTCCTTGAAATTATCTAGCTGGAAATATTTACAGCCCCAATCCATaaagcaaaacaacaaaatattttattttggtttatggcAGCAGATAAAATTAAGGCCAAACTTGAAATATGTATTCAAAATTGACATAGATTACCTTGgtgcagctatccttgtccagtttttgatattattatgttttgcctttgttttattttgtcctttgttctattatctttgtagtatctgtttttctgcattatcaattttttttttcttcatcgaATGCTTAGGTCCCAGGGGTGGATTTGGAAGGGGCTGAGAATATGTGTTAATGCTTGTttaacatcattgtggatgccaccgttgataagaaaatcatgaaaagtagatcaaaacatttgatcacaaagaaaaacacaacattaaaagatACGACTGAGCTAGATGAAAATCATTAAGCAATAAAACATGTTACACTTGATAGACCAGTGATTAAGTGACCGTAAAGTTAAAGCGCTTAAGTGCAAGAGTTTGTAAAGTGCTGATGCAGATTACACATCACCCCATTGCttctttaaagtgctttaatgcTCAGATTGACACCtgacccccctcacctctcGGCCGGCGCTGAGCTCCACAGACACACGGCTTCTCTGTGAAGCAGCAGGTCGttgaggacctggacctggacctgagccGAGGTCTGGGGGTCACAGCCGTCCTCGGGGGGGAGGGAGACCACGTGGTCCCGCATCCTGCAGCcctggagacacacacacacacacacacacacacacacacacacacacacacacacacacacacacacacacacacacacacacacacacacacacacacacacacacacgaggctGGATCAGACTCTCTCATCAGAACCTCTAGTCGCCCCAAAACAAGACCAGAGGGGACCGAGCCTTCGCCGCTGCGACCCCCAGACTCTGGAATAACCTTTTTTCCCggcttttgatttgtttttgtgtattttggcaaaattttatttcaaaccaatttcaatttctaattattttactcttattttttatttaattgtattttgtaCCCatcttattctatttattttatctttgtaatatatgttgtttattcagctgtttttaactgtgcagcactttggtcaacaaTTTATAAACTATAAATAAGTTGAGTTGAGACGCCGGGACATTTCAGGGAGCTACTTGTTCAAAGTTCATCCTTATTCGTGTTCATTTCTCTCAGAAGAGTTTCACTTTTGTCACCGACGTTGTTTTGTGCCGTATTTTGATAATTTACTTGATCATGTTAATACCCGTATTTTACAGATCATAAGGTGCAAcatcaatgaacgggtctattttcatacataaggtgcaGTGAGTTTTAAACATAGATAAggtgaaacaaaacagtctggtaacgttattcaactcgttcacaataactcagaatatcgttcaattgtaactaaaacagaaaaatatctgATGaaatttaaggattttaagaAAATGTAAGGATTTTAAGAAACCTTAAGTATTtcaacccttgtgctgtcttcgggtcaaggacggaggaaaggaagaagggaggaaagaaggaaggaaggatgggagaaaagaaggaagggaggaaggaaggaaggaaggaaggaaggaaggaaggaaggaaggaaggaaggaaggaaggaaggaaggaaggaaggaaggaaggaaggaaggaaggaaggaagaaaagaaggaaggaaggaaggaaggaaggaaggaaggaaggaaggaaggaaggaaggaaggaaggaaggaaggaaggaaggaaggaaggaaggaaggaaggaaggaaggaaggaagggagggaagaaggaaggaaggaaggaaggaaggaaggaaggaaggaaggaaggaaggaaggaaggaaggaaggaaggaaggaaggaaggaaggaaggaaggaaggaaggaaggaaggaaggaaggaaggaaggaaggaaggaaggaaggaaggaaggaaggaaggaaggaaggaaggataggagaattaggtcattttgacccaaagacagtacaagggttaagaaaaTGTAAGTATTTTAAGAAACTTTAAGGATATTAAGAAACTTTAAGGATTTTAAGAacatttaaggattttaagtgccttTATAGAGCTGTAAATACGTTGAGTGTTCAGCAGAGTCGGGGGTTCCCCCCCCAACCCCGTCCTCCTACCTTGGGGATCCCGGCGGGGTCGAAGCGCAGCACCCTCTGGTTGCAGCAGGGGAAGGTTCCCGCACCGTGCCAGCCCTTCTCCAGGCCCATGCCGGGGTACAGAACCCCGTCTGGGTGGTACCGGCAGTGGGTCAGCTCCGAGCAGACGAACACCTGGGGGGGAGGAAACACTCAGCtggtgcttttacactagtacctactcatctcgcctccactcgcctcgtcctcgtttgtttttagacacccagatgagaaggaggttggagcgaagcttcTGTGATTAGGGtcgtcccgatcaggattttttagctcccgatccgatcccgatcatttgagtttgagtatctgccgatcccgatttttccggatccgatcactttttttggctcccgatacatttccgatactttttcccgatcagatacagtttggcaatgaataaaaaaaaaagaggactaaaactcaaattatccccagtttcttttattgtccattggagaacaacatggacatatatttcaacaaagcttatcagcactggtgccacaaaatgtaaaaacatgaaattgtaaactaaaacaaaaagtgcagaatagtgcaataaaaaaataaataaatttaacttcaaaagaggtaatTGAACTCACAACCACAAGAAGATTataatactttttggcttaaccttagtgcaacattctgaatggcatgaaatgaatagcagcagcttaatgaacatgaacagatataacatttcacaattcaaacatgtgaaccatgttagtttcgcttacttcgacgttaaatgcaacgatatataaaactatttaatatatattgaaaacattaataactaggtatgtcccgatacttttttggccgataccgatgttttgaaaatgctgtgatcgagcccgatcgatcggccgcAAGAAGCGCAAAACCagggcgtggcgagtcgagtcacgctgagtaggtactagtgtaaaagcaccaAGCTTCTCATCCCTGCTCCAGCACCGggaaccagaaccgggtcacTGACCTGCTGGCAGCGGGAGCAGCTGAGGGTGTTGACGGTTCCCCAGATCCTCCAGTAGACCAGAACCCAGGACTTGAGCTCCTCGTGGAGACCTGAGAGGAACTCGTGGACGTCCCAGCTCTTCTGTCTGCAGACACACGTCCATCAGTACCAGGTACTAGTGTTGcttctgtttcagttttagtttcagtctagtcttttggtccagctatcattttagtttttattagtgttAGTCacttcattctccttttagtcgtgtcaagtcgactaaaagtctgagcattttagtctcattttagtctagttttagtcaaatattgtatttatccaaacccattttacaattcaaacaaggttatcttattattatattattgttaccttatagactcaagaatacattcattccagatacagaagactctcatttgagtttacaacatattaatttttccacatttctccccgtctttttcttacggaagagtattagggccaggcaggagaaaaataaaaataatattttagaggaagaggaagatttttttttcattatgcaaatgtcgagaaaaaagagaaaagatttcgactttattcacgaaatttcaactttattcctgaaattgtatttcaacattattctcgacattttgatttttttcccaaacatagacatttttctcgaagtgcattatgaaaaaacatcttcccctctcaaatattttttctcctgtctggcccttatactcttccgtattttcTTTTCCgatgacacattgggttttcttttccacgtctatgtaggaaagtgtatccaaagatggttcttctcctcccagccccagagcagatccccgcgtttctctatgtaactttgtttttaatggacgtgaacctagagctctgcgttaacggcatcagcctctaactctgcagctgcatcttctggatctgattccccgctgcagcgactgggattgaggactaacgtcacccagcagaactaaaccagagaaactactgaaaacatggacattaaggatctttggtggAACATTTCGTctggttttggtcaacgaaaatgaagacacattttagcagagtttttattttgcaattagggctggggatcgattcaaatgtcaagaatcaatttgattccgattcctGGAAttaagaatcgattatcaagatttgattcgattccgatattgatttgtgttagtgttattaaaacttttttttcagctgttgcatgaattatatgactgtagttatgcaacatattaatactagttaATTGGTAATTAGTACTATtaattggcagctaatgatgctgtaaggaccaatcagctcccagaatgctgatagaactgctttcagaaacatcatggggcagaattaccaaacagatccaggacagcaaacagagacggatgaaatcgcttttattttttcccacattccgtttaaattttttgtactattttggtttttaatttttgagaatttggtttttagcattttatgaaaatgtaaccccaagacagtatataaagtaatgaaatatagacaatttatgcaatcataactgaaaactttaatgttttcatacctttaaacatatttaaaggcaaaaacatggcaccagttattcttgtgtccaacaaaacattcctttttttgggcataaacaaaaaaataccaaaagttgtaatgtaattatgacgtacgaatcgatttttaggaatgaatatgagaatcgatttagaatcggaaaatcaatttttttcaacacaggcctatttgtaatctacattttagtctggtttttattcctctacgatattgcattataaatCTAATTATCGttatggtcacatgaccagcattttcgtctcATCTCGTTtttctcaggtgataaaggttcgttgatcGTGGTTCGTTGATCGTACCTGCTGTGGCTGTAGATGATTTCTCCCCGGGCGTCGATGTTGATCTTCCCGGGAACGCAGGGAATCCTCCGCTCCGTGTCTTTGGTCAGCAGCCTCAGGCACAGCGAGCACCTGCGGCGTGAAAACGACAGCGGCGGAGCGCCGTGAGGAACCGGCGGTGGCAGtgaggggtcaaaggtcaggcgGAGGCACCGACCTGTACAGAGTGGAGGCGTTTCCCGGAGAGTCTCTGTTTTGGTAGTTCGGGTCGAACAGACGCTCGATCTTCTTCTGAAACAGTTTACTGCGAGAGGAGAGAAGATCAGACCCTGATGATGTTTCCTCTAAAACAGAAACATGCAAATCTTTGTACATAGTTCATTAAAACGGCAGCTGATTTGATTGATCTGATCAGTTCCATTGAtcatttgttttgctttgttccTCCCTAAGGGTGAGGGTGACTCAGCATTACAAAGCCTCGGTCTCACTTCTACGCTACATTTTAATGGTCCTGCCTTCGGGGTTTTCGCGTTGGGATAATTGAGGTGCATCGGTTCCTTTcgtataaataaattatatacacatacacaaaaaaacaacaaacatacacaaacattatatatatatatatatatatatatatatatatatatatatatatatatatatatatatatatatatatatatatatatatatatatatatatatttatatatatatatatatatatatatatgtatgtgtgtggataccatttgttttattatttttttattattattattacctatattatatataatatatcattttatatatatatatatatatatatatatatatatatatatatatatatatatatatatatatatatatatatatatatatatatatatcctattGGACATACACAACCTCAGGTGAACAATAACCTACAGAATAACTTGTAAAAAAGCCCAAAGGGAAACAAACAATGGCGATGCTGAGTACCACCGTCTGCCTCCTGAGGAGattcagcagctgctgctgttataAAACCACTTCCAGACAAAAGATTAAACCCTGCAACACCGGTAAGGTGTCAGATTTGGGCTCCGTACCTCTTAAACTTGTCCTTCTTGTCCCGGATGTCGTCGGCCTCGTTGTGGGTGAAGAGCTGGGCGATGCGCGTCGCCAGGTTGCTGTTGATGCAGTTCATGTTGCAGGGCGTGGCCACGATGGCGCTCATGTGCTTGTGGCAGTACTGGATGCATTCCTCCACCTGGACACGAGCAACACCTCACTGGTCACggttacatgcatcaataaccctatTAAAACTCGaaaattggcaataacccgaatttgcacggccatgtaaacaccaataacccctttgaataacccgaatttgttcatattcgggtttttaaaaacccgaatatgacccctgggttactccttttaaaacccgaatattcggtcatgtaaacgccaaacggaacaggaatttgttttctgcgcatgctctgttcacaaggaatcctggtcttttgagtccaggaagttcttataaacacggagaaacgcaagaccaggaggagactaatcacttcataaatgtaatgaaggatatgaacattttggcatttgtagacggtagaaagtaccatatagcgagatttaaaagaaggtgagcgaaaaattgcgcgaagcagcatttgttttgaatttgaatacaggaagaagaagcggaaatgacggtaattgcatcatgatgttctccgcgcgtcgctggtttgatccagatatcccaaatgattaattaccatgtaaacggaatattccgaatgtctcagtaaccggaatattagcaaaaacccgaattttgactgcatgtaaacgtagtgactggccacggttacaggatattttttaattcgcaattaattaattaaatattccaaattaaataattccgaattaaactattttccttcgagtttacatggaaatagtaattctgaattgaggtttacatggaaaacacgtttgatcggctttatccaattccacttaaggtctgggggttgggaaggttctgattggataggggggcggaagttacatctaccggaagaaaaactaacttagctgctacaactttgaaaagctcacaatttttatgtttcctgtttccatctggtcttttaattatttccaggtcct
This window harbors:
- the sanbr gene encoding SANT and BTB domain regulator of class switch recombination isoform X2 encodes the protein MKERRISVEEEDKPQKPRDPNMVIHVCDETKNLKQDFTCPRDLLVKEMRYFAEYLSVDAQRWEEVDISVHCDVQIFDWLMNYVRRNSAGEGNKDKPRLEPSNVISILISSEFLKMDTLVEECIQYCHKHMSAIVATPCNMNCINSNLATRIAQLFTHNEADDIRDKKDKFKSKLFQKKIERLFDPNYQNRDSPGNASTLYRCSLCLRLLTKDTERRIPCVPGKINIDARGEIIYSHSRQKSWDVHEFLSGLHEELKSWVLVYWRIWGTVNTLSCSRCQQVFVCSELTHCRYHPDGVLYPGMGLEKGWHGAGTFPCCNQRVLRFDPAGIPKGCRMRDHVVSLPPEDGCDPQTSAQVQVQVLNDLLLHREAVCLWSSAPAESTEENPHPSEKNQDCDVLLEPNLLGERRDGGTFSLLKNWSLQLKQQALLSEDEENTTGSEVTEDEVGDEEESRRQAAKKAKKIHRPLKKQLSSPNFQRREKPDKAQSRDNTPFTLSLQKSKWDSSRSMRYNQDAQREEDQRRMVEIVGHLTQMRFGDPEQNRSKDTKEPAGGIYARLEAQFKTSSQSRQSAEKTPRSKIRYAQIRTT